Proteins co-encoded in one Papaver somniferum cultivar HN1 chromosome 5, ASM357369v1, whole genome shotgun sequence genomic window:
- the LOC113281881 gene encoding heat shock protein 90-5, chloroplastic-like, which produces MAPVLSRAFTTSIASLPSVSVKQRNNSLLKSTLFNPNLINNRLVSAGALKWKLNERYNRRTTSIRCDSAVAEKETVDASEEKFEYQAEVSRLMDLIVHSLYSHKEVFLRELVSNASDALDKLRFLSVTEPHLLGDAGELEIRVKPDPDNGTITITDTGIGMTREELIDCLGTIAQSGTSKFLKALKENKDSGADNSLIGQFGVGFYSAFLVADRVVVSTKSPKSDKQYIWEALADTSSYVIREETDPEKLLTRGTQITLYLREDDKYEFAEPTRIQGLVKNYSQFVSFPIYTWQEKSRTVEVQEEEEPKEGEEPKPEDEKKKKTKTVTEKYFDWDLANETKPIWMRNTKEVEKEEYQEFYKKTFNEFLEPLAYTHFTTEGEVEFRSVLYIPGMAPLNNEDVVNAKTKNIRLYVKRVFISDDFDGELFPRYLSFVKGVLDSNDLPLNVSREILQESRIVRIMRKRLVRKTFDMIQDIAESENKEDYKKFWENFGKLLKLGCIEDSGNHKRLTPLLRFHSSKSGDDLISLDQYVENMGEKQNAIYYLATDSLQSAKTAPFLEKLLQKGIEVLYLVEPIDEVAIQNLQTYKEKKFVDISKEDLELGDEDEVKDREDKQEYNLLCDWMKQQLGDKVAKVQLSKRLSSSPCVLVSGKFGWSANMERLMKAQTLGDTSSLEFMRGRRILEVNPDHPIIKDLNAACKNAPESGEAKRAVDLLYDTALISSGFTPDSPADLGNKIYEMMAIALGGRWGRSESDSSEPNNAAEESVEALETEVIEPSEVRTENDPWRD; this is translated from the exons ATGGCGCCAGTTCTAAGCAGGGCTTTCACTACTTCAATAGCTTCACTTCCTTCCGTTTCAGTTAAACAACGTAACAATAGTTTATTAAAATCTACTCTTTTTAACCCAAACCTTATCAACAATAGATTAGTATCTGCTGGTGCGTTGAAATGGAAGCTTAATGAAAGATATAATAGGCGAACAACATCAATCAGATGTGATTCTGCTGTTGCTGAGAAAGAAACTGTTGATGCCTCTGAAGAGAAGTTTGAGTATCAAGCTGAG GTTAGCCGGCTGATGGACTTGATTGTTCACAGTTTGTATAGTCACAAGGAAGTGTTTCTTAGGGAGCTTGTGAG TAACGCGAGTGATGCGTTAGACAAGTTGAGGTTTTTAAGTGTGACTGAGCCTCATTTACTTGGAGATGCTGGTGAATTGGAAATTAGAGTTAAACCAGACCCAGATAATGGAACCATTACCATAAC AGATACAGGAATTGGAATGACGAGAGAAGAACTCATTGACTGCCTTGGAACTATCGCTCAGAGTGGAACGTCTAAATTCTTGAAAGCTTTGAAG GAAAATAAGGATTCTGGTGCAGACAACAGCTTGATTGGGCAGTTTGGTGTTGGATTTTACTCAGCTTTCCTTGTTGCCGACAGG GTGGTTGTATCAACAAAAAGCCCAAAATCAGACAAGCAATATATCTGGGAAGCATTAGCTGATACTAGCTCTTATGTCATTAGGGAAGAGACGGATCCAGAAAAGCTACTTACTCGCGGAACACAAATTACCTTGTACCTAAGG GAGGACGACAAGTATGAATTTGCAGAGCCAACAAGAATCCAAGGCCTGGTGAAGAACTACTCGCAGTTCGTTTCATTCCCCATTTACACATGGCAAGAGAAGTCGAGGACTGTTGAG GTACAGGAGGAAGAAGAGCCAAAAGAGGGTGAGGAACCAAAACCAGAG gatgaaaagaagaagaagacgaagaccgTAACTGAAAAATATTTTGACTGGGATTTAGCAAATGAAACAAAACCAATCTGG ATGAGAAACACAAAGGAAGTTGAGAAAGAAGAGTATCAGGAATTCTACAAGAAGACGTTTAATGAGTTTTTGGAACCTCTTGCATACACCCACTTCACCACTGAG GGTGAGGTGGAGTTCAGGAGTGTTCTTTACATTCCTGGCATGGCTCCTCTTAACAATGAGGACGTTGTTAATGCAAAAACAAAGAACATTCGTTTATATGTGAAAAGAGTGTTCATCTCGGATGATTTTGATGGTGAGCTG TTCCCAAGGTATTTGAGCTTTGTAAAGGGTGTGCTGGACTCGAACGACCTTCCTCTTAATGTTTCTCGTGAGATACTTCAAGAAAGCAGAATT GTGAGAATTATGAGAAAGAGGCTTGTCAGGAAAACATTTGACATGATCCAGGATATTGCTGAGAGTGAAAACAAGGAG GATTACAAAAAATTCTGGGAGAACTTTGGAAAGCTTCTCAAATTGGGATGCATTGAGGACTCTGGAAATCACAAGCGCCTTACACCGCTGTTACGATTTCACTCTTCCAAAAGTGGGGATGATTTGATAAGCTTGGATCAGTATGTTGAGAACATGGGTGAGAAGCAAAATGCTATTTATTACTTGGCAACAGACAGCCTTCAAAGTGCAAAAACTGCTCCATTCTTAGAGAAGCTGCTCCAAAAGGGTATTGAG GTTTTGTACCTAGTAGAGCCAATTGATGAAGTAGCTATTCAGAATCTACAAACATACAAGGAAAAGAAGTTTGTTGATATCAGCAAGGAAGACCTTGAGTTGG GTGATGAAGATGAAGTGAAAGATAGAGAAGACAAGCAAGAATACAACCTTCTTTGTGACTGGATGAAGCAGCAACTTGGTGATAAGGTAGCTAAAGTGCAACTATCTAAGCGTCTCAGCTCATCACCCTGTGTGCTTGTTTCTGGCAAGTTTGGATGGTCTGCTAATATGGAAAG GCTAATGAAAGCACAGACACTTGGAGACACCTCAAGCTTGGAGTTCATGAGAGGGAGGAGGATATTAGAAGTCAATCCAGATCACCCTATCATTAAAGATCTAAAT GCCGCATGCAAAAATGCCCCTGAAAGTGGTGAAGCAAAGAGGGCCGTTGATCTCTTATATGACACTGCTCTGATCTCCAGTGGGTTCACT CCTGATAGCCCAGCTGACTTGGGTAACAAAATTTATGAAATGATGGCCATTGCCCTTGGAGGAAGGTGGGGAAGATCCGAATCAGATTCGTCAGAGCCAAATAATGCCGCTGAAGAGTCTGTGGAAGCACTGGAGACGGAAGTTATTGAGCCCTCGGAAGTGAGAACAGAGAATGATCCTTGGAGAGATTAA